One window from the genome of Streptococcus salivarius encodes:
- a CDS encoding MATE family efflux transporter, whose protein sequence is MKNSSVDLLRGPILRSLLIFALPILISNIFQQLYNTADVMIVGRFLGPDALAAVGASSAIFDLVIGFALSVGNGMGVVIARYYGAQDYRKLRQSVAATVVIGLGLSALVMILGHFGLYPLLRFLGTPASIIGQSYQYISMIVSCVGVTLGYNLCAGLLRAVGDSLTALYFLIFSALVNIVLDLFFITQLHLGVQSAGLATIISQGLSAILCLYYIKKKVTFLLPRKSDFVLDSSLYLDLFGQGMAMGLMNSIVSIGTVTLQYAINGFGPLIISAQVAARRIMSFAVLPLTSLAAGVTTFTSQNFGAKQFKRIVAGLKQSCLVSITWSVIACVLLYVASPFLAGLISGSENAVIIDNASRYLRISSLFYPILGMLFIFRNSLQGLGKKLTPLTSSFIELFGKILFVLLVIPSMGYLGVILCEPLIWIPMTIQLYFALRKHVKRLFVS, encoded by the coding sequence ATGAAAAATTCGTCAGTTGATCTTTTACGAGGCCCTATTTTGCGGTCTCTTTTAATCTTTGCCCTACCAATTCTGATATCCAATATTTTCCAGCAACTCTACAATACTGCGGATGTCATGATTGTGGGACGTTTTCTAGGGCCAGATGCTTTGGCTGCTGTAGGAGCTTCTTCTGCTATTTTTGATTTGGTTATCGGATTTGCCTTAAGTGTTGGAAATGGTATGGGAGTTGTTATCGCACGTTATTATGGTGCCCAAGACTATAGGAAACTTCGTCAGTCTGTGGCTGCCACAGTTGTCATCGGTCTGGGCTTAAGTGCCTTGGTTATGATTCTAGGACATTTTGGTCTCTATCCTTTGCTAAGATTTTTAGGGACACCTGCTTCTATCATTGGGCAGTCCTACCAGTATATTTCTATGATTGTCTCCTGTGTTGGGGTAACTTTGGGTTATAATCTGTGTGCTGGTCTCCTCAGAGCAGTTGGTGATAGTCTTACAGCCCTCTATTTCTTGATTTTTTCAGCTTTGGTCAATATCGTTTTAGACCTTTTCTTTATTACACAACTCCATCTTGGTGTTCAGTCAGCAGGCTTAGCAACGATTATTTCTCAAGGACTTTCGGCAATTCTTTGTCTTTACTATATTAAGAAAAAAGTGACCTTCCTTCTACCAAGAAAGTCAGACTTTGTTCTTGATTCAAGTCTTTATTTGGATCTTTTTGGACAAGGAATGGCCATGGGACTCATGAATTCCATTGTTTCTATTGGGACTGTAACCTTACAGTATGCCATTAACGGCTTTGGTCCTCTCATCATTAGCGCTCAAGTGGCGGCAAGACGGATTATGTCCTTTGCTGTTCTCCCTTTGACTTCACTTGCTGCCGGGGTGACTACTTTCACCTCTCAGAACTTCGGTGCCAAACAGTTTAAGCGCATAGTAGCTGGGTTAAAGCAATCTTGTCTTGTTTCTATAACTTGGTCTGTCATAGCTTGTGTCCTCCTCTATGTAGCAAGCCCCTTCTTGGCTGGTCTTATCTCTGGTTCTGAAAATGCTGTGATTATTGACAATGCCAGTCGCTACCTCCGTATTAGTTCTCTCTTTTATCCTATTTTAGGAATGCTCTTCATTTTTAGAAATAGCTTGCAAGGTTTAGGTAAGAAACTAACACCTTTAACCTCTAGTTTCATTGAGCTTTTTGGAAAAATTCTCTTTGTTCTTTTAGTCATTCCTTCTATGGGCTACCTGGGTGTTATCCTATGCGAGCCCTTGATTTGGATTCCAATGACCATTCAGCTCTATTTTGCCTTGAGAAAGCATGTTAAACGCTTGTTTGTCAGTTAA
- the cas1 gene encoding CRISPR-associated endonuclease Cas1 encodes MIFRRLIPLLKLWVTKVALRNPIFYYLNLLVPDAFHFNGRSRRPAEDCFNSALNFGYSILYSCFMGLIKKNGLSLGFGVIHKHHQHHATLASDLMEEWRPIIVDNTLMELIRNGKLLLSHFENKDQDFILTDEGREVFARALRSRILEVHQYIEPDKKRYSFLYTADRQIKSLIRAFRELDPSLYETSYTGGH; translated from the coding sequence ATGATATTCAGAAGGCTTATTCCATTACTGAAATTATGGGTTACGAAGGTCGCCTTGCGAAATCCTATTTTTTACTATCTGAATTTACTGGTTCCTGATGCCTTCCATTTTAATGGTAGGAGTAGACGGCCTGCGGAGGATTGTTTTAATAGTGCCCTCAATTTTGGTTATAGTATCTTATATTCGTGCTTTATGGGGCTGATTAAGAAAAACGGGCTAAGCTTGGGGTTTGGGGTAATTCACAAGCATCATCAGCATCATGCGACCTTGGCCAGTGATTTAATGGAAGAATGGAGACCTATCATCGTCGATAATACGCTTATGGAGTTGATACGAAATGGTAAACTTCTTTTAAGTCATTTTGAAAACAAGGATCAAGACTTCATACTCACTGATGAAGGCAGAGAAGTCTTTGCAAGAGCACTACGTTCAAGAATATTAGAAGTCCATCAGTATATTGAGCCAGACAAAAAACGCTATTCTTTTCTTTATACAGCAGATAGGCAAATCAAGAGTTTGATTAGGGCTTTTAGAGAACTTGACCCTAGTCTGTATGAGACAAGTTACACAGGAGGGCATTAA
- the cas2 gene encoding CRISPR-associated endonuclease Cas2, with translation MGLYFNLSEEEREFARQRTMFCLIIYDIRSNKRRLKHSKLLEGYGVRVQKSCFEVDLSRNDYQSLLKDIESFYKADEEDSIIVYVTTKEEVTSFSPYNSAEKLDDILFF, from the coding sequence ATGGGACTTTACTTTAATCTCAGCGAAGAAGAGCGTGAGTTTGCGAGACAAAGAACCATGTTTTGTCTGATTATTTATGATATCCGAAGTAATAAACGAAGACTTAAACACTCCAAATTACTTGAGGGTTATGGTGTGAGGGTACAAAAATCCTGTTTCGAGGTCGATTTGTCAAGAAATGACTATCAGTCTCTCCTTAAGGATATCGAGAGTTTCTACAAGGCTGATGAAGAAGACAGTATAATCGTATATGTGACAACCAAAGAAGAGGTGACTAGTTTTAGTCCCTACAATAGTGCTGAAAAATTAGATGACATTCTCTTCTTCTAA
- a CDS encoding dihydroorotate dehydrogenase electron transfer subunit — translation MILVEDLTIVSQREIAPRIFEMVLKGEMVADMQVGQFVHLKVPDPSKLLRRPISISEIDYDKKEATIVYRVEREGTAILSKMVVGQTIDTMGPQGNGFDISVVEAGQRALLVGGGIGVPPLVETAKQLKAKGVEVVSVIGFANKDAVILEDKLRACGDVYVTTDDGSYGIKGYVSTVIDGFDWTPDAVYSCGAPGMLKYVDSKFENHPHAYVSMEARMACGMGACYACVVHVKGESDAKNLRVCEEGPVFPTGKVVV, via the coding sequence ATGATTTTAGTTGAAGATTTAACCATTGTGAGTCAGCGTGAGATTGCACCTCGTATTTTCGAGATGGTTCTTAAGGGAGAGATGGTTGCAGATATGCAGGTTGGGCAGTTCGTCCACCTCAAGGTGCCAGATCCAAGTAAGCTCCTTCGTCGTCCGATTTCCATCTCAGAGATTGACTACGACAAGAAAGAGGCAACCATTGTTTACCGTGTGGAGCGTGAGGGCACAGCTATTCTTTCTAAGATGGTAGTTGGTCAAACCATTGATACTATGGGCCCTCAGGGAAATGGTTTTGATATTTCCGTTGTTGAGGCTGGGCAAAGAGCCCTCCTCGTTGGTGGAGGTATCGGTGTGCCACCTTTGGTTGAGACGGCTAAGCAGTTGAAGGCTAAAGGAGTGGAAGTCGTTTCTGTGATTGGTTTTGCCAATAAGGATGCCGTCATCTTGGAGGACAAACTCAGAGCTTGTGGTGATGTTTATGTGACAACCGATGACGGTTCATACGGTATCAAGGGTTACGTTTCGACGGTCATTGATGGCTTTGACTGGACACCAGATGCCGTATACAGTTGCGGAGCTCCAGGCATGCTTAAATATGTCGATAGCAAGTTTGAAAATCATCCTCATGCCTATGTTTCTATGGAAGCTCGCATGGCTTGTGGTATGGGTGCTTGCTATGCCTGTGTGGTTCACGTTAAAGGAGAATCAGACGCCAAAAATCTTCGTGTTTGCGAGGAAGGGCCAGTCTTCCCTACCGGAAAAGTCGTCGTCTAG
- a CDS encoding TraX family protein, with translation MNDIKKICNATNLKYLAVALMFLDQIYQMFGSMWAPIWLTMLGRLAFPIFLFLAADSFHYTHDRMAFLRRLLYMSWFMTIGNAIIGSIFHNGSIGLTNNAFSTFFITGIFICSWDLLAKGLRDKSNKGLIQGIGVFLLPILSSIPVVVLAGIFETPHANPLLVQIVAFILSLVPSIIMVEGGFVMVILGLLFYIFRTNRIAQIIVLAVISVIAHLFDPTGVQWMMVFAAIPMYFYNGERGSGNKNFFYIFYPAHIYLLWILASLFR, from the coding sequence ATGAACGATATAAAAAAGATATGCAATGCGACTAATTTGAAATACCTAGCTGTTGCACTTATGTTTTTGGACCAAATCTATCAGATGTTCGGGAGTATGTGGGCACCTATATGGTTGACGATGTTGGGACGTCTGGCTTTCCCAATTTTCCTCTTTCTTGCTGCTGATAGTTTTCACTATACACACGATCGTATGGCGTTTCTTAGGCGTCTGCTTTACATGAGTTGGTTTATGACCATTGGCAACGCCATCATTGGTAGTATTTTTCATAATGGTAGTATCGGTTTAACCAACAATGCCTTTTCAACCTTCTTTATCACTGGGATTTTTATTTGCTCTTGGGATTTGTTGGCTAAGGGGCTTCGCGATAAATCAAACAAGGGATTAATTCAAGGGATTGGTGTCTTTCTCTTGCCGATTCTTTCATCTATTCCAGTAGTAGTCCTGGCAGGTATATTTGAAACACCACATGCAAACCCACTCCTTGTGCAGATTGTTGCCTTTATCTTGTCACTAGTTCCAAGTATTATCATGGTTGAGGGTGGCTTTGTGATGGTTATTCTTGGTTTGCTATTCTATATCTTCCGAACCAATCGCATTGCTCAAATCATTGTCTTAGCTGTTATTTCAGTGATTGCCCATCTCTTTGATCCGACAGGTGTGCAGTGGATGATGGTCTTTGCTGCGATTCCTATGTATTTCTACAATGGTGAGCGTGGTAGTGGCAATAAGAATTTCTTCTATATTTTCTACCCAGCCCATATTTATCTCTTGTGGATCCTAGCAAGTTTATTTAGATAA
- the cas6 gene encoding CRISPR-associated endoribonuclease Cas6 — translation MKKLVFTFKRIDHPAQDLAVKFHGFLMEQLDSDYVDYLHQQQTNPYATKVIQGKENTQWVVHLLTDDLEDKVFMTLLQIKEVSLNDLPKLSVEKVEIQELGADKLLEIFNSEDNQTYFSIIFETSTGFKSQGSYVIFPSMRLIFQSLMQKYGRLVENQPEIEEDTLDYLSEHSTITNYRLETSYFRVHGQRIPAFRGRLTFKVQGAQTLKAYVKMLLTFGEYLGLGMKTSLGMGGIKLEERKD, via the coding sequence ATGAAAAAATTAGTATTTACTTTTAAAAGGATCGACCATCCTGCACAAGATTTGGCTGTTAAATTTCATGGCTTCTTGATGGAGCAGTTGGATAGTGACTATGTTGATTACCTGCATCAGCAGCAAACAAATCCCTATGCGACCAAGGTAATCCAAGGGAAAGAAAACACGCAGTGGGTTGTGCATCTGCTTACAGATGACCTAGAGGATAAGGTTTTTATGACCTTATTACAGATTAAAGAGGTGTCCTTAAACGACTTGCCTAAACTCAGTGTCGAAAAAGTTGAGATTCAGGAGTTGGGGGCAGATAAACTATTAGAGATTTTCAATAGTGAGGACAATCAAACCTATTTTTCAATCATTTTTGAGACTTCGACAGGTTTCAAATCTCAAGGTTCCTACGTCATCTTCCCGTCTATGCGTTTGATTTTTCAAAGTTTGATGCAAAAATATGGAAGGTTGGTTGAAAATCAGCCTGAAATTGAAGAGGATACCTTAGATTACCTATCTGAACACAGCACTATCACGAATTATCGCTTGGAGACGAGTTATTTCAGGGTGCACGGGCAACGAATTCCTGCCTTTAGAGGAAGGTTAACCTTTAAAGTACAAGGCGCTCAAACTCTAAAAGCTTATGTCAAAATGCTTCTAACATTCGGTGAATATTTAGGTCTTGGCATGAAAACGAGTCTCGGTATGGGAGGGATAAAGCTTGAAGAAAGAAAAGATTGA
- a CDS encoding VWA domain-containing protein, whose product MEKQIRFRKQSLILSSVALATIFAGTAVSADETATTTPATPVTTTEAATQSTTAQTPIAKATEEIKAKANTPVIPVENAKVGDVVGVDVNATEPTVTAKESTDGTEAIATASATATVKTTTLADKNTPVGKSEPVKSSETATSTEETDEYVATTTKTVNNSTVVEVVKEDDVVNRQEVKGTTDIVFIVDKSGSMDSHITDVANNIEKLVRDLESKNVQARLGLVDYESSKNTAYHDFGGSKFTTDTNAFIGKLKAIRTTGSDEEATTALSHIATSPDYTWGTGKNNRSFAFLVTDEDIDLTPKTPTKDATLKALQDAGISLTHW is encoded by the coding sequence ATGGAAAAACAGATTCGTTTTCGTAAGCAATCGCTTATCTTGTCTTCTGTAGCTCTTGCTACTATCTTTGCAGGGACTGCTGTATCAGCCGATGAAACAGCAACAACAACGCCAGCAACTCCTGTTACGACGACTGAGGCAGCAACTCAATCAACAACAGCTCAAACACCTATTGCCAAAGCAACTGAAGAGATTAAAGCTAAGGCCAATACGCCAGTAATCCCAGTAGAAAATGCAAAAGTGGGAGATGTTGTAGGCGTCGATGTTAATGCTACAGAGCCAACAGTAACAGCAAAAGAAAGCACTGATGGAACTGAGGCTATCGCAACAGCATCTGCGACAGCAACCGTTAAAACAACAACGCTTGCTGACAAGAATACACCTGTTGGTAAGTCAGAGCCTGTCAAATCAAGCGAGACAGCAACATCAACTGAAGAAACAGATGAATATGTGGCAACAACGACTAAAACTGTCAATAATTCGACTGTTGTCGAAGTTGTTAAAGAGGATGATGTGGTGAATCGCCAAGAAGTCAAAGGAACTACTGACATCGTCTTTATTGTCGATAAATCTGGTTCAATGGATAGCCACATCACTGACGTAGCTAATAACATTGAAAAATTAGTGCGGGATTTGGAATCTAAAAATGTGCAAGCACGTCTTGGTTTGGTTGACTATGAATCAAGCAAAAACACAGCTTACCATGATTTCGGAGGTTCTAAATTCACCACGGATACGAACGCTTTTATTGGTAAATTAAAAGCCATCCGTACTACTGGTTCAGACGAGGAAGCAACAACAGCATTATCACATATTGCAACTTCACCTGATTATACTTGGGGAACTGGTAAGAACAATCGTAGCTTCGCCTTCTTGGTCACTGACGAAGATATCGACCTTACTCCCAAAACACCAACTAAAGATGCTACACTAAAAGCCCTTCAAGATGCTGGGATTTCTTTGACCCATTGGTAA
- a CDS encoding ABC transporter substrate-binding protein, which yields MKKINLLYLLAILAIISGLLLYYLPDMTSGHSAESNQTSQSFKEKMIVHDFGTTELKKAPKRIVILDNLYGEILDPLDITPVGATTGQADSQEFSTLFKKQYKDAKVVSVGWQGNPDLDKIAELKPDLILMTGEQEDLYEELSEIAPTVGYQINTDENWDYHETSLKVAEIFDKRDEMKKDLDRLDAREAVFAENVKAKFGDQKLMYLRVTDNDIRYYAYGHFGYLYDTYHFNRAETFNPDDMFQVIDPDKLKDINPDLLIVQADSQELLDNKLKNTPVWTSLKAVQNNKVIYADYSTYMLGFGIVSQEAIMKQISDEWGLN from the coding sequence ATGAAAAAAATAAATCTTCTTTATTTATTAGCTATTCTGGCCATCATTTCTGGTCTTTTACTGTATTACTTGCCAGACATGACGTCTGGACATAGTGCAGAGTCAAATCAAACAAGTCAGTCTTTTAAGGAGAAGATGATTGTCCATGATTTTGGTACGACAGAGTTGAAAAAAGCTCCAAAACGTATCGTTATCCTCGACAACCTCTATGGTGAAATCTTGGATCCTCTAGATATCACTCCAGTAGGTGCGACAACTGGTCAAGCTGATAGTCAAGAATTTTCAACCCTCTTTAAGAAACAATACAAGGATGCAAAGGTGGTTTCAGTTGGTTGGCAGGGCAATCCAGATTTGGATAAGATTGCTGAGTTAAAACCTGATTTAATCCTTATGACAGGCGAGCAGGAAGACCTCTACGAGGAGCTGTCTGAAATTGCACCGACTGTTGGCTACCAAATCAACACCGATGAAAATTGGGACTATCATGAAACCTCTCTCAAGGTGGCAGAAATCTTTGATAAACGTGATGAGATGAAGAAGGACCTCGATAGATTGGATGCTAGGGAGGCCGTTTTCGCGGAGAATGTTAAAGCCAAGTTTGGCGACCAGAAACTGATGTATCTTCGCGTGACTGACAATGACATCCGTTATTATGCTTACGGGCATTTTGGTTATCTCTATGATACTTATCATTTTAATCGAGCGGAAACCTTCAATCCAGATGATATGTTCCAAGTTATCGATCCAGATAAACTAAAAGATATTAATCCGGACCTCCTGATTGTTCAAGCAGATTCTCAAGAACTCCTAGATAACAAACTTAAAAATACTCCTGTCTGGACTAGCCTTAAGGCTGTTCAAAATAACAAGGTCATCTATGCTGACTACTCAACCTACATGTTGGGCTTTGGGATTGTCTCCCAAGAAGCTATTATGAAACAGATTTCTGATGAATGGGGATTAAATTAA
- the cas1 gene encoding CRISPR-associated endonuclease Cas1 translates to MSDLYIQRSNYYLSLSEQRIIIKNDNKEIVKEVSISLLDNVLLFGNAQLTTQLIKALSKNKVNVYYFSNVGQFISSIESHRQDEFQKQELQAKTYFEEDFRLEVARSIARTKVRHQIALLREFDTDGLLDTSDYSRFEDSVNDIQKAYSITEIMGYEGRLAKSYFLLSEFTGS, encoded by the coding sequence ATGAGCGATTTATATATTCAAAGGTCCAATTATTACCTGTCCTTATCCGAACAAAGAATTATCATTAAAAATGATAATAAAGAAATTGTCAAAGAAGTGTCCATCTCACTCCTTGATAATGTATTACTTTTTGGTAATGCACAACTAACCACCCAACTCATTAAAGCTTTGTCAAAAAACAAGGTGAATGTTTACTATTTCTCAAATGTTGGTCAATTTATTTCTAGTATTGAATCCCACAGGCAGGACGAATTCCAAAAGCAAGAGTTGCAAGCCAAAACTTATTTTGAAGAGGATTTCCGTTTAGAGGTTGCAAGGAGTATTGCTAGGACCAAGGTAAGGCATCAAATTGCCTTGCTTAGAGAGTTTGATACGGATGGTCTACTGGATACCTCAGATTATTCAAGATTTGAAGATAGTGTCAATGATATTCAGAAGGCTTATTCCATTACTGAAATTATGGGTTACGAAGGTCGCCTTGCGAAATCCTATTTTTTACTATCTGAATTTACTGGTTCCTGA
- a CDS encoding DJ-1 family glyoxalase III yields MTKVAVVFADGFEEIEALSPVDVFRRAGFDCSMLGLENASVTGSHGIQVAMDGVFDGNFADYDLVVLPGGMPGSTNLRDNETLIASLQEAAKAGKYVAAICAAPIVLERAGLLEGRKFTCFPGVEEQIASGEHQTDLVVVDGNIVTSRGAGTALAFAYALVDLLGGDGQQLAHTMVYDRLFK; encoded by the coding sequence ATGACAAAAGTAGCAGTAGTATTTGCGGACGGATTTGAAGAAATCGAAGCCTTGAGCCCAGTGGATGTCTTCCGCCGAGCAGGATTTGACTGTAGCATGCTTGGACTCGAAAATGCGTCAGTGACTGGCTCACATGGGATTCAAGTCGCTATGGATGGCGTATTTGATGGGAATTTTGCGGATTATGACTTGGTGGTCCTTCCTGGAGGTATGCCTGGATCAACTAATCTACGCGACAACGAAACTTTGATTGCCTCTCTTCAAGAGGCTGCAAAAGCTGGAAAATACGTTGCTGCCATTTGTGCTGCACCAATTGTTCTCGAACGTGCTGGTCTTCTTGAAGGTCGTAAATTCACATGTTTCCCTGGCGTAGAGGAACAAATTGCATCTGGCGAGCATCAAACTGACTTAGTTGTCGTGGATGGCAATATTGTCACTAGCCGTGGTGCCGGAACAGCATTAGCCTTTGCTTATGCCTTGGTTGATTTGTTGGGTGGCGATGGTCAGCAGTTAGCTCATACCATGGTTTACGACAGATTGTTTAAATAA
- a CDS encoding NFACT family protein, with protein sequence MSFDGFFLHHMTAELREQVLYGRIQKVNQPFERELVLTIRNNRQNYKLLLSAHPVFGRIQTTKAELPNPQNPNTYTMIMRKYLQGAVIEDIQQVENDRVLEISVSNKNEIGDSVKVTLVMEIMGKHSNIILIDKNESKIIESIKHVGFSQNSYRTILPGSTYIAPPKTDAKNPFDIADEKLFEILQTEDLSARNLQKLFQGLGRDTANELSALLETDKLKNFRAFFNREVEPNLTAKAFSAVRFSDSQDQPEFETLSALLDYYYLDKAARDRVAQQASDLIHRVQNELEKNKKKLVKQEKELAATENAEEFRQKGELLTTYLSIVPNDKDSVELDNYYTGEKITIPLNVALTPNQNAQRYFKKYQKLKEAVKHLTGLIEETKQTIDYLESVEFSLSQANMDEIEDIREELVQAGFMKRRSTDKRHKRKKPEQYLASDGKTIIMVGRNNLQNEELTFKMAKKGELWFHAKDIPGSHVVIKDNLNPTDEVKTDAAELAAYYSKARLSNLVQVDMIDVKKLNKPTAGKPGFVTYTGQKTLRVTPTEEKIDSMRMK encoded by the coding sequence ATGTCTTTTGACGGCTTTTTTCTTCATCATATGACGGCTGAGTTACGTGAGCAGGTGCTTTACGGGCGTATCCAGAAAGTTAATCAGCCTTTTGAACGTGAGTTGGTCCTAACCATTCGTAACAATCGTCAGAATTACAAGCTTCTGCTTTCGGCTCACCCTGTCTTTGGGCGTATTCAGACGACCAAGGCTGAATTGCCAAATCCACAGAATCCAAATACCTATACCATGATTATGAGGAAATACCTTCAGGGAGCGGTTATCGAGGATATCCAGCAGGTAGAAAATGATCGTGTTCTTGAGATTTCCGTATCAAACAAAAACGAAATCGGTGACAGCGTCAAGGTTACTCTGGTCATGGAAATTATGGGGAAACACTCCAATATTATCCTGATTGACAAAAACGAGAGCAAAATCATCGAGTCTATTAAGCATGTTGGTTTCTCACAAAATAGTTACCGTACTATTCTACCTGGGTCCACCTATATCGCTCCACCTAAGACAGACGCCAAGAATCCATTTGACATTGCAGACGAAAAGCTCTTTGAAATCCTACAAACCGAGGATTTGTCAGCTAGAAACCTTCAAAAACTTTTCCAAGGTTTGGGGCGTGACACGGCCAATGAATTGTCAGCCTTACTTGAGACTGATAAGCTCAAGAATTTCCGTGCCTTCTTCAATCGTGAAGTAGAGCCAAACTTAACGGCAAAAGCATTTTCAGCTGTAAGATTCTCTGATAGTCAGGACCAACCTGAGTTTGAAACCTTGTCTGCCCTTTTGGACTACTACTATTTGGATAAGGCGGCGCGTGACCGTGTGGCTCAACAGGCTAGTGATTTGATCCATCGTGTGCAAAATGAGCTGGAAAAAAACAAGAAGAAACTTGTTAAACAGGAAAAAGAGCTTGCGGCGACTGAAAATGCTGAGGAGTTCCGCCAAAAAGGGGAACTGTTGACTACCTACCTTAGCATAGTTCCAAATGACAAGGATAGTGTCGAGTTAGACAACTACTACACTGGTGAAAAGATTACCATTCCCCTAAATGTGGCTCTAACGCCTAACCAAAATGCGCAGCGTTACTTCAAGAAATACCAGAAACTCAAGGAAGCTGTTAAGCACTTGACTGGTTTGATTGAGGAAACCAAACAGACCATTGATTATTTAGAAAGTGTTGAATTCAGTCTTTCTCAAGCCAATATGGATGAAATCGAAGATATTCGTGAGGAGCTTGTTCAGGCTGGGTTTATGAAGCGTCGTTCAACTGACAAACGTCACAAACGTAAGAAACCTGAACAATATCTAGCTTCTGATGGCAAGACCATTATCATGGTTGGTCGTAACAACCTGCAAAATGAGGAGTTGACCTTCAAGATGGCTAAAAAAGGTGAGCTCTGGTTCCACGCCAAGGATATCCCAGGTAGTCACGTAGTTATCAAGGACAATCTTAACCCAACTGATGAGGTCAAGACCGATGCGGCTGAATTGGCAGCCTACTATTCTAAGGCTCGTCTATCAAACTTGGTTCAAGTGGATATGATTGATGTTAAGAAACTCAACAAACCAACGGCTGGGAAACCTGGATTTGTAACTTATACTGGACAAAAGACTTTACGTGTCACACCGACTGAAGAAAAAATCGATAGCATGCGGATGAAGTAA
- a CDS encoding dihydroorotate dehydrogenase — translation MSETKSENRLAISLPGLDLKNPIIPASGCFGFGQEYAKYYDLDKLGSIMIKATTATPRFGNPTPRVAETPSGMLNAIGLQNPGVDAVLTEKLPWLQEHYPELPIIANVAGFSNEEYAEVSHKISKANNVKAIELNISCPNVDHGNNGLLIGQVPELAYAAVKASVSHSDVPVYVKLTPSVADITSVAKAVEDAGATGFTMINTLVGTRYDLATRKPIIANGQGGMSGPAVFPVALKLIRQVALASDLPIIGMGGVDSAEAAIEMFIAGASAIGVGTANFADPYACPKIIDRLPEVMDKYGITTLEDLRKEVRTELLGK, via the coding sequence ATGTCAGAGACTAAATCAGAAAATCGTTTAGCTATTAGCCTTCCAGGGCTCGACTTGAAAAATCCCATTATCCCAGCCTCAGGTTGCTTTGGTTTTGGGCAAGAGTACGCCAAGTATTATGATTTGGACAAACTAGGTTCTATCATGATTAAGGCAACGACTGCCACCCCTCGTTTTGGTAATCCAACACCACGTGTGGCTGAGACACCATCAGGCATGCTTAATGCCATTGGCTTGCAAAATCCAGGTGTTGATGCTGTTTTGACTGAAAAACTCCCTTGGTTGCAGGAGCATTATCCTGAGCTTCCAATCATTGCCAATGTGGCTGGATTTTCAAACGAAGAATATGCGGAAGTCTCTCACAAGATTTCCAAAGCCAATAACGTCAAGGCAATCGAGCTTAACATCTCCTGTCCAAACGTGGACCATGGCAATAACGGCCTTCTCATCGGACAAGTCCCAGAGCTTGCCTATGCAGCCGTAAAAGCCAGCGTCTCTCACTCTGATGTGCCAGTCTATGTCAAACTGACACCAAGCGTGGCTGACATCACAAGTGTCGCCAAGGCAGTCGAAGATGCCGGTGCGACAGGATTTACCATGATTAACACCTTGGTTGGTACACGTTATGATTTGGCGACACGCAAACCAATTATTGCCAACGGTCAAGGTGGTATGTCAGGGCCAGCTGTCTTCCCAGTAGCCCTTAAACTTATCCGTCAAGTTGCTCTAGCATCAGACCTTCCAATCATCGGTATGGGGGGCGTCGACAGTGCCGAAGCGGCTATCGAAATGTTTATTGCTGGTGCCTCAGCTATCGGTGTCGGAACAGCCAATTTCGCAGATCCATATGCTTGCCCTAAAATCATTGACCGTCTCCCTGAGGTCATGGACAAGTATGGCATTACAACACTTGAAGACTTGCGCAAAGAAGTTCGAACAGAGTTGCTGGGGAAATAA